In one window of Brassica rapa cultivar Chiifu-401-42 chromosome A07, CAAS_Brap_v3.01, whole genome shotgun sequence DNA:
- the LOC103830836 gene encoding peroxidase 12: MAKGLSKRIFTFLMLISLVALALNLLANVEAQNKKKPRRDVPIVKGLSWSFYQKACPKVEKIIRKELKKVFKRDIGLAAAILRIHFHDCFVQGCEGSVLLDGSASGPGEQSSIPNLTLRQAAFVVINNLRALVHKQCGQVVSCSDILALAARDSVVLSGGPDYDVPLGRRDSLAFASQNTTLNNLPPPFAKASQLITDFANRNLNITDLVALSGGHTIGIAHCPSFTGRLYPNQDPTMNKFFANSLKRTCPTANSSNTQVNDIRSPDVFDNKYYVDLMNRQGLFTSDQDLFVDKRTRGIVESFAIDQRLFFDHFAVAMIKMGQMSVLTGSQGEIRSNCSARNTGSFMSVLEEGILEEALSMI, translated from the exons atggCTAAGGGTTTATCTAAACGTATCTTCACGTTTCTGATGTTGATCTCGTTAGTAGCGCTGGCACTGAACCTTCTAGCCAACGTAGAGGCTCAGAATAAGAAGAAGCCAAGGAGAGATGTTCCTATAGTGAAAGGTCTCTCATGGAGCTTTTACCAGAAAGCATGTCCGAAAGTGGAAAAAATCATCAGGAAAGAGCTCAAGAAAGTATTCAAGAGAGACATTGGTTTAGCCGCAGCCATCCTTCGTATACATTTCCATGACTGCTTCGTTCAG GGATGTGAAGGTTCAGTGCTGCTAGATGGATCAGCGAGTGGACCAGGAGAACAATCATCGATCCCTAATCTGACACTGCGTCAAGCCGCCTTTGTAGTCATCAATAACCTTCGTGCCCTCGTACACAAGCAGTGCGGCCAAGTCGTCTCTTGCTCTGACATCCTCGCTCTAGCCGCACGTGACTCTGTCGTCCTA TCAGGAGGACCAGACTATGATGTGCCACTTGGCCGACGCGACTCACTAGCGTTCGCGAGCCAGAACACGACGTTAAATAACCTGCCGCCACCATTCGCCAAAGCGAGCCAGCTCATAACCGACTTCGCCAATAGAAACCTCAACATCACCGACTTAGTTGCACTTTCAGGTGGCCACACCATCGGAATTGCGCATTGTCCCTCGTTCACAGGCCGGCTCTACCCGAACCAAGACCCAACCATGAACAAGTTCTTCGCCAACAGCCTCAAACGAACGTGTCCCACCGCTAACTCGAGCAACACACAAGTGAATGACATAAGAAGTCCCGATGTTTTCGACAACAAGTACTACGTTGATCTCATGAACCGACAAGGGTTGTTCACTTCTGACCAGGATCTGTTCGTGGACAAGAGGACACGTGGTATTGTGGAGAGCTTTGCGATTGATCAAAGGCTGTTTTTTGATCATTTCGCAGTGGCTATGATCAAGATGGGTCAGATGAGTGTCTTGACGGGGTCACAAGGAGAGATTCGTTCAAACTGTTCCGCGAGAAACACGGGAAGTTTCATGTCTGTTTTGGAAGAAGGCATACTCGAGGAAGCTCTTTCCATGATCTAA
- the LOC103830839 gene encoding putative F-box protein At3g58820 isoform X2, with the protein MAATRGMDKKLVIWDLQHSTPRFICDHAVPSVWSESVPVFNNLKSLAVKSDKDRGWPAIPALLRNCPHLQTLVVKGLVHHVTDKCGDVCDCISREDKGFSLTRCPVKVVKIHGFQGTMKEVATIQHFFGVFSISGGDGGGLLCEE; encoded by the exons ATGGCTGCAACCCGTGGAATGGACAAGAAGCTTGTAATCTGGGATCTTCAACATTCAACTCCTAGGTTCATCTGCGACCACGCG GTTCCTTCTGTGTGGTCTGAATCGGTGCCAGTGTTCAACAACCTCAAATCATTAGCTGTTAAGAGTGACAAGGATAGAGGATGGCCAGCAATTCCAGCTCTTCTAAGGAACTGTCCACATTTACAAACTCTAGTCGTTAAG GGTCTCGTGCACCATGTGACAGATAAGTGTGGGGATGTTTGTGACTGCATCTCTCGGGAGGACAAAGGATTTTCACTCACACGTTGTCCAGTAAAAGTGGTGAAGATTCATGGGTTTCAAGGAACAATGAAAGAGGTGGCAACGATACAGCATTTTTTTGGAGTATTTTCCATCTCTGGAGGAGATGGTGGTGGTCTATTGTGTGAAGAATAA